In Coriobacteriia bacterium, the genomic window CGCGGCGCGTCGGGTGCACGGCGACCTTCTCGGCCTCGATGGCCTCGGCGCCTGAGCCGGACTGCTTGTTCCACCAGCCGGAGTAGGCGGCCACGAAGGGCGGCGCCGTGAGGCCGTGGGCAAAGGCGCTGAGCACGACGCAGACAATCGCGGTCGATGCGACCACGTTGCCGCCCGCAACAGCTGCGTCGAGCAGAATCACGGAGAAGACCACGGTGGCCAGTCCGCGAGGCCCGAACCAGCCCATGAAAGCGATCGTTTGGAATCGGGCCTTGGTTCCCAGCATGGCGATCACCACGGATGCCCATCTGAGGAGAACGAGGCTCACCACGACGTAGATCACCTC contains:
- a CDS encoding sodium:proton antiporter, translating into EVIYVVVSLVLLRWASVVIAMLGTKARFQTIAFMGWFGPRGLATVVFSVILLDAAVAGGNVVASTAIVCVVLSAFAHGLTAPPFVAAYSGWWNKQSGSGAEAIEAEKVAVHPTRRGAKSPA